From Glycine soja cultivar W05 chromosome 4, ASM419377v2, whole genome shotgun sequence, the proteins below share one genomic window:
- the LOC114409280 gene encoding uncharacterized protein LOC114409280, producing MATPEPQLEPTSDHRVDSLPLVDLRLLSQPELYTLSLSGATHCHRRNSDDDSVIPKIDRSNFNESAGSRKQTYSKLRLNKRKQNPAVPASSSFHIPLHISEPEEEENSRIVALLQQLFGVEPLRNAPRNDAAERRLVPVQVDFKQPPPMFAAFQNVPIDVVADGSQRKRKRGRPRKDENSVTVFVEEPKKVTKEENSVTVFVEEPKKVNGNGEVNAAVATTTTTVGLDEDPFEVVLKRRTQGLETEPQVVEFLETLNGEWASQRKKRRIVPASELGDLLPAGWKIVIITMRRAGRASAVCRRYVSPDGHQFESCKKASAYLLSVFGVQDRSHLKSSYSDGAQQLSSSMNRASESSVGHVPTGDMKTDASASYLPSAGAPIHSSHDKQPPISSSIGSENFNSDLALGCKLGDATGGAFRDFDFQTEDKKLSKADKDDGNSVQECFVEDRVCNVQSEKLVGAVESSDAACNLYIPLVFSTPFSNNNSDNGQFLDEINASRCMKGGISNFASHDRDTGCCETVSCGNEQAHVDNNGLGLSVKLVEENIQKLSFESSMLAPNSEGKIHAGKNLEDGHLISSLEDMEIRDGKAIMNDKQQIICSRDQTEIKDVSTDVKLHSSSEGCSLVSSHHELNTSTSNMDRTQTSELKDSAEENIFDSDLFSSSIDERTRVHSGYISNVSFSSCTQDASEYGGFDFASDLKLDKDVSDNHILSNEEAVTRCLRERSSLNDQNSMMDNLLHRSSESNLFALTGNQHSCAFHDNVNISDGTFDALKVVDAGCMEPQLGIVSCSNIAVDAYTTASIMQGKPQGCVSVPLGGSILNFEKPSDDGVNKANKSCLPETAQNEVEMFQTDSMGLPKFR from the exons GCCGGCAGCCGCAAACAGACCTACTCCAAACTCCGCCTCAACAAGCGCAAACAAAATCCCGCGGTTcccgcctcctcctccttccaCATTCCCCTCCACATTTCGGAGCCCGAGGAGGAAGAAAACTCCCGAATTGTCGCTCTTCTGCAGCAACTCTTCGGCGTCGAGCCTCTCCGCAACGCCCCGCGCAACGATGCGGCGGAGCGCCGCCTCGTTCCCGTCCAGGTCGACTTCAAACAGCCGCCTCCGATGTTCGCGGCGTTCCAGAACGTTCCAATTGACGTAGTCGCAGACGGCAGTCAGAGGAAGCGGAAGCGCGGGCGGCCGCGGAAGGACGAGAATTCGGTGACGGTTTTCGTCGAGGAACCGAAGAAGGTTACCAAGGAGGAGAATTCTGTGACGGTTTTCGTTGAGGAACCGAAGAAGGTTAACGGTAACGGCGAGGTGAACGCGGCGGTGGCAACAACGACGACGACTGTTGGTTTGGATGAGGATCCGTTTGAGGTGGTGTTGAAGAGgaggacacaaggattggagaCGGAGCCACAAGTGGTGGAATTTTTGGAGACTTTGAATGGAGAATGGGCGAGTCAGAGGAAGAAGAGGAGGATTGTGCCGGCCAGTGAACTTGGTGACTTGTTGCCTGCGGGATGGAAGATAGTGATTATTACTATGAGGAGGGCAGGTCGTGCTTCCGCTGTTTGTCGCCGTTACGTAAG TCCTGATGGACACCAGTTTGAGTCGTGCAAAAAAGCTTCTGCATACTTGCTTTCTGTTTTTGGTGTTCAAGATAGAAGCCATTTAAAATCTAGTTATTCTGATGGTGCTCAGCAATTGTCCAGTAGTATGAACAGGGCATCTGAAAGT AGTGTTGGTCATGTCCCTACTGGAGACATGAAGACTGATGCCAGTGCAAGTTATTTGCCCTCAGCTGGTGCACCTATACACTCTAGTCATGACAAGCAGCCCCCCATATCATCATCAATTGGGAGTGAAAATTTCAATAGTGATCTGGCTTTGGGATGTAAATTAGGAGATGCTACTGGTGGAGCCTTTAGAGACTTTGACTTTCAAACTGAAGATAAAAAACTATCGAAGGCTGATAAGGATGATGGAAATTCAGTTCAGGAATGTTTTGTGGAGGATAGAGTTTGTAATGTACAGAGTGAGAAGTTGGTTGGTGCTGTCGAGTCTAGTGATGCTGCATGCAATCTTTATATTCCTTTGGTTTTCTCTACTCCTTTCTCCAATAATAATAGTGACAATGGTCAATTTTTAGATGAAATAAATGCTTCCAGATGCATGAAGGGTGGCATTAGTAATTTTGCTAGTCACGATAGAGATACTGGATGCTGTGAAACTGTTTCTTGTGGAAATGAGCAAGCACATGTTGACAACAATGGACTTGGGCTTTCTGTGAAATTAGTGGAAGAGAACATTCAGAAACTAAGTTTTGAAAGCAGCATGCTGGCTCCAAATTCTGAGGGGAAAATACATGCTGGtaaaaatttagaggatggacaTCTTATCAGTTCACTGGAAGATATGGAGATTAGAGATGGAAAGGCCATTATGAATGACAAACAACAAATTATTTGTAGCAGAGACCAGACTGAAATTAAAGATGTTTCTACTGATGTTAAACTGCATAGTAGTTCTGAGGGTTGTTCACTCGTCTCATCTCATCATGAACTTAATACATCTACAAGTAATATGGACAGGACACAGACTTCCGAGCTGAAGGACTCTGCTgaggaaaatatttttgatagTGATTTATTTAGCTCATCTATTGATGAAAGAACACGTGTTCACAGTGGCTACATTAGTAATGTTTCTTTTAGCTCTTGCACACAAGATGCATCCGAGTATGGTGGATTTGATTTTGCTTCTGATCTTAAATTAGATAAGGATGTTAGTGATAATCATATTCTTTCAAATGAGGAGGCTGTGACAAGGTGTTTACGGGAAAGGAGTTCCTTGAATGACCAAAATAGCATGATGGACAATCTGTTGCACAGAAGTTCTGAAAGTAACTTATTTGCTCTAACTGGTAATCAGCACTCTTGTGCGTTTCATGATAATGTAAATATCTCTGATGGAACCTTTGATGCACTCAAAGTTGTTGATGCTGGTTGCATGGAGCCTCAGTTGGGCATTGTTTCTTGCAGCAATATTGCTGTTGATGCATATACTACTGCTAGCATTATGCAGGGAAAACCACAAGGATGTGTATCTGTTCCTCTTGGTGGAAGTATATTAAACTTTGAGAAGCCAAGTGATGATGGTGTTAATAAAGCAAATAAATCCTGCTTACCAGAGACCGCTCAGAATGAAGTTGAAATGTTCCAAACTGACTCTATGGGTCTGCCCAAATTTCGGTAG